From one Thermomicrobiales bacterium genomic stretch:
- a CDS encoding DsbA family protein: MSSNTPKRRSSKGKTRPQAENGANAETRAQSRRAQRAIQAEQAKKRRRMMFIGGGALVAILVVVTLVLVNTFRDKGIDTPIVVPTGITDVATPGSSGSVASPNASPEGSPAAGQQGSGVLAIGDPNAPVKIQEWFDYQCPVCAEWSNNEEPKLVEQYVNTGKVYLEFRDFPFLDQYFRNGTGRESVRAAEAARCAMDQGQGYTMHKTIFANHNGENQGAFTQDRLTQMAEQIGLDSATFSSCLKNDTHLDAVRASYDEAIKLGVNSTPTFYVNGEQVTGYQTFEQLQQRIDAELSK; this comes from the coding sequence GTGTCGTCAAACACTCCGAAACGCAGAAGCAGCAAGGGCAAGACTCGGCCGCAGGCCGAAAACGGGGCGAACGCCGAGACGCGCGCGCAATCGCGCCGCGCTCAGCGCGCGATCCAGGCCGAACAGGCGAAAAAGCGACGACGCATGATGTTCATTGGCGGCGGGGCACTTGTCGCCATTCTCGTCGTTGTCACGCTTGTTCTGGTGAACACGTTCCGTGACAAAGGCATCGACACTCCGATCGTCGTTCCGACGGGGATCACGGATGTTGCGACGCCGGGCTCATCCGGCTCCGTCGCGTCGCCGAACGCATCGCCGGAAGGCTCGCCTGCTGCCGGTCAGCAGGGCAGTGGGGTTCTGGCCATCGGCGATCCGAACGCGCCAGTCAAGATCCAGGAGTGGTTCGACTACCAGTGCCCGGTTTGCGCCGAGTGGTCGAATAACGAAGAGCCGAAGCTCGTCGAGCAGTATGTCAATACCGGCAAGGTCTATCTCGAGTTTCGCGATTTCCCATTCCTCGACCAGTACTTCCGCAATGGCACGGGGCGCGAGTCAGTGCGAGCAGCCGAGGCAGCGCGGTGCGCGATGGACCAGGGCCAGGGCTACACCATGCACAAGACGATCTTCGCCAACCACAATGGTGAGAATCAGGGCGCGTTTACACAAGATCGCCTTACTCAGATGGCAGAGCAGATCGGCCTGGACAGCGCGACATTCTCATCCTGCCTGAAGAATGACACCCACCTCGACGCGGTGCGAGCGAGCTACGACGAGGCGATCAAGCTCGGGGTCAATTCGACGCCTACCTTCTACGTCAACGGCGAGCAAGTGACTGGATATCAGACCTTTGAGCAACTCCAGCAGCGCATTGACGCGGAACTCAGCAAGTAG
- a CDS encoding zinc metallopeptidase, translated as MFFFDPLYFVFMLPAIALVMFAQYRVKSTFQKYSQVQTNQGITGAQAAAEILRSNGITDVQIERIQGSLSDHYDPRSKVLRLSEPVYGSKSVAAVGVAAHECGHALQHAQGYAPLAMRSAIVPVANIGSMIGPIMLIAGIVIGLTQLAWIGIAFFAAGTVFALVTLPVEFNASARAMQQLSTIGIFDRTEYAQGRKVLNAAALTYVAGFAAALLQLLYYISLVSGARGRD; from the coding sequence ATGTTCTTCTTCGATCCACTGTATTTCGTGTTCATGTTGCCGGCAATCGCGCTGGTGATGTTCGCGCAGTACCGTGTCAAAAGCACATTCCAGAAGTACTCCCAGGTTCAGACGAACCAGGGGATTACCGGCGCTCAGGCGGCCGCGGAGATTCTGCGATCGAACGGCATCACTGATGTCCAGATCGAGCGTATCCAGGGGTCATTGAGCGACCACTACGATCCACGCAGCAAGGTCCTGCGTCTGTCCGAGCCGGTTTACGGCAGTAAGTCGGTGGCGGCAGTCGGTGTTGCGGCACACGAGTGTGGCCATGCGTTGCAGCATGCACAGGGCTATGCGCCGCTTGCGATGCGGAGCGCGATCGTGCCAGTGGCAAACATCGGCAGCATGATCGGCCCGATCATGCTGATCGCCGGGATTGTCATCGGGCTGACACAGCTTGCATGGATCGGCATCGCGTTTTTCGCTGCCGGCACGGTGTTTGCACTCGTCACTCTGCCGGTCGAGTTCAACGCATCGGCGCGTGCGATGCAACAGCTGTCGACGATCGGCATCTTCGACCGCACTGAATACGCGCAGGGTCGCAAGGTGTTGAACGCGGCGGCTCTGACCTATGTTGCCGGGTTCGCGGCAGCGCTGCTGCAGTTGCTCTACTACATCTCCCTCGTCAGCGGTGCGCGGGGTCGAGACTAA
- a CDS encoding vitamin K epoxide reductase family protein yields the protein MTRNSASSTTEDGRSRILGTVIILSVIGAAIAGYLTWAHYNESVLVCAVGNCGTVQKSAYATIGPVPIAILGVGMYIVMGLLAAGRLHNWLPMSYRQATMAAWAIALAGFAYALYLTYLEIWVIKAICQWCVGSAVVTALILVAETVLFWRILGEDD from the coding sequence TTGACGCGGAACTCAGCAAGTAGCACGACCGAAGATGGACGGTCCCGAATCCTCGGGACCGTCATCATTCTGAGCGTTATCGGCGCGGCGATCGCGGGATATCTGACCTGGGCCCACTACAACGAGAGCGTCCTCGTGTGCGCGGTGGGAAACTGCGGAACAGTCCAGAAGAGCGCGTACGCGACGATCGGACCGGTACCGATCGCGATTCTCGGCGTCGGGATGTACATCGTCATGGGATTGTTGGCGGCCGGCCGTCTTCACAACTGGCTGCCGATGAGCTATCGACAGGCAACGATGGCAGCTTGGGCCATCGCGCTGGCCGGCTTCGCCTATGCTCTCTATCTGACGTATCTGGAGATCTGGGTTATCAAGGCGATATGCCAGTGGTGCGTCGGTTCGGCAGTCGTCACCGCGCTGATCCTGGTCGCCGAAACAGTATTGTTCTGGCGGATCCTGGGCGAGGACGACTGA
- a CDS encoding MFS transporter, with protein MSAYIRGIKAHSRDIKLFLLYSLISNVGIGVFTLIFNLYLIQLGHEEDFIGRWNSVNTLVMAFVALAMGMLINRLGVWRTVSFGLVIFLVTSVFACLITDPTLLLVFAGLSGAGTAFLFVPTMPFIVELTRSHERHHVAALAFSLNSLSMTFGSLLGGWMPRSLSLFSSIPAQSPEAYRYTLLVGLAFAGLAIIPLLMMSAERKRAIPNDDEEAGHGSQVITDQRIIRRHMMVFIAVGGLMSLGAGALFPFYNVFLERQGASAGQIGLIFSAAGLMAAFVGLMSPMVAQRLGPLRAVVIVRLAPVPFYMLLMLTPALPVAIVAHMLRTTSINMAWPIDSTYISDILPARARASVFSLRSGAWSLGWSLSSFIAGGLIVSRGYNVVFGAYIVFMSLAMVLFYAYFVRAASRPATATVVESPDIVPAID; from the coding sequence GTGAGCGCTTACATTCGCGGCATCAAAGCGCATAGCCGCGATATCAAGCTGTTTCTTCTGTACAGTCTCATCTCCAACGTCGGCATCGGCGTCTTCACGCTCATCTTCAACCTGTACCTCATCCAGCTCGGACACGAAGAGGACTTCATCGGTCGTTGGAACTCAGTGAACACCCTCGTCATGGCGTTTGTCGCCCTGGCGATGGGAATGTTGATCAACCGGCTGGGCGTCTGGCGCACGGTATCCTTCGGTCTGGTTATCTTCCTCGTTACGTCTGTCTTCGCCTGTCTGATCACCGACCCGACGCTACTGCTCGTGTTCGCCGGTCTCAGCGGCGCCGGGACGGCGTTCCTGTTCGTTCCCACAATGCCATTCATCGTCGAGCTCACCCGCAGCCACGAACGCCACCATGTCGCTGCGCTTGCCTTCTCGCTGAACTCGCTCTCGATGACATTCGGGAGTCTGCTCGGTGGGTGGATGCCACGCTCGCTGAGTCTGTTCTCCTCTATCCCTGCCCAGAGCCCGGAAGCGTATCGCTACACGCTTCTGGTCGGACTCGCGTTTGCCGGGCTGGCGATTATCCCGCTCCTCATGATGAGCGCCGAACGAAAACGGGCCATTCCGAACGACGATGAGGAGGCCGGCCACGGATCGCAAGTTATTACCGACCAACGGATCATCCGCCGGCACATGATGGTTTTCATTGCCGTTGGCGGGCTCATGAGCCTTGGCGCCGGGGCGTTGTTTCCGTTCTACAACGTCTTCCTGGAGCGACAAGGGGCCAGCGCCGGCCAGATCGGATTGATCTTTTCGGCGGCGGGCTTGATGGCAGCGTTCGTCGGGCTGATGTCCCCGATGGTCGCGCAACGGTTGGGGCCCCTGCGGGCAGTCGTCATCGTCCGACTCGCGCCGGTTCCGTTCTATATGCTGTTGATGCTAACCCCGGCCCTGCCAGTCGCGATCGTCGCGCACATGCTTCGGACGACCTCGATCAACATGGCATGGCCGATCGATAGCACGTACATCTCGGACATTCTTCCTGCCCGCGCGCGAGCATCGGTATTCAGCCTTCGATCGGGCGCATGGAGTCTAGGCTGGTCACTATCCAGCTTCATCGCAGGTGGGTTGATCGTCAGCCGCGGCTACAACGTCGTGTTCGGCGCATACATCGTGTTCATGTCGCTGGCGATGGTGTTGTTCTATGCCTACTTTGTCCGCGCTGCGTCACGGCCGGCCACAGCAACGGTCGTGGAAAGTCCGGATATCGTGCCGGCCATCGATTGA
- a CDS encoding DHH family phosphoesterase: protein MTTRWNVDHLTGHPGPNLVDHPLLSAILRSRGISTTEEATRFLTPSRGTLADARLLPDAEDAAQRLRDAIADGRRIVVFGDYDVDGLTSTAMLVRVLRRLGAAPIPLIPHRIRDGYGLTARAVDRILAEQPDLVVTVDCGSSSPIELQTLLDHGIDAIVIDHHHYSGALPDGVAFISPRRPDNAYPFADLAAVGVTYMLIRLLLGDDDAQMYLPYVALGSVADVVSLRGENRILVARGISKLRRWLLPGIIALCANAGVPQADLSSWHIGFTIGPRINAAGRIDDPTLALDLLLADDETTATPLAAQLNALNEHRRSETTRVLREAEEQLPRKRLEAD from the coding sequence GTGACGACACGCTGGAACGTCGATCATCTGACCGGTCACCCTGGCCCGAACCTCGTTGACCATCCACTGCTGTCCGCTATCCTTCGTTCCCGCGGCATTTCGACGACGGAAGAGGCGACCCGCTTTCTGACCCCGAGCCGCGGGACACTCGCGGATGCGCGTCTCCTCCCCGATGCAGAAGACGCGGCTCAGCGATTGCGCGACGCCATCGCAGACGGAAGACGCATCGTTGTCTTCGGCGATTACGATGTCGATGGGCTGACATCGACTGCGATGCTGGTTCGCGTGCTCCGACGTCTTGGCGCGGCTCCGATCCCACTGATCCCGCACCGAATCCGCGATGGGTATGGGCTCACAGCGCGAGCCGTCGATCGCATCCTCGCCGAGCAGCCGGACCTGGTCGTAACGGTGGATTGCGGAAGCAGCAGCCCTATCGAGCTCCAGACACTCCTCGATCACGGAATCGACGCGATCGTCATCGACCATCATCACTACAGTGGCGCGCTGCCGGATGGCGTCGCGTTCATCTCCCCTCGGAGACCGGATAACGCGTACCCATTCGCTGACCTGGCCGCCGTCGGTGTCACCTACATGCTGATTCGATTGTTGCTGGGTGACGATGACGCTCAGATGTATCTGCCGTACGTCGCGCTCGGCAGCGTTGCCGATGTCGTAAGCCTGCGCGGAGAGAATCGCATCCTGGTAGCCCGTGGAATATCCAAGCTGCGCCGCTGGCTACTGCCCGGGATCATTGCGTTGTGCGCCAACGCGGGGGTGCCACAGGCAGATCTGTCGAGTTGGCACATCGGATTTACCATCGGGCCGCGGATCAACGCTGCCGGCCGGATCGACGACCCGACACTGGCGCTCGATCTGTTATTGGCAGACGACGAAACAACTGCCACGCCTCTCGCGGCGCAGCTCAATGCTTTGAACGAGCATCGTCGAAGCGAGACGACACGAGTGCTTCGGGAAGCGGAGGAGCAGCTTCCGCGCAAGCGGCTGGAGGCCGACTGA
- a CDS encoding DHHA1 domain-containing protein produces MVEARRHECFGKRRSSFRASGWRPTDPAIVVAGEGWSNGIVGLVASRLVDQYYRPTIVLERDGEIVRGSARSVPGVDIVDAISASQDLLDRFGGHAAAAGLSMRYDVLGKFTDELNATVLDLCRGRLPEREIVIDAETIANDLDLGTVDLLQRLEPFGAGNEEPRILVRGVGHRSARASNDGRHLLLHVTDDRNRSHKAVFFNAGDRLAELTNTPKIDIVTRIRRDTWNGRDNLELHLEDFRPAT; encoded by the coding sequence ATCGTCGAAGCGAGACGACACGAGTGCTTCGGGAAGCGGAGGAGCAGCTTCCGCGCAAGCGGCTGGAGGCCGACTGACCCCGCGATCGTCGTAGCTGGCGAAGGCTGGAGCAACGGCATCGTCGGACTTGTCGCCAGTCGCCTCGTCGACCAGTACTATCGGCCGACGATCGTCCTGGAACGCGATGGTGAGATCGTCCGCGGGTCGGCCCGTTCGGTGCCAGGAGTCGACATCGTCGATGCGATCAGCGCCAGTCAGGACCTTCTGGACCGATTTGGGGGACACGCGGCGGCGGCGGGTCTGTCGATGCGCTACGACGTGCTCGGGAAGTTCACCGACGAGCTCAATGCCACGGTTCTGGATCTTTGCCGCGGTCGGCTGCCAGAGCGTGAGATCGTTATCGACGCGGAGACCATCGCAAACGATCTCGACCTTGGAACCGTCGATCTGCTGCAGCGTCTCGAGCCGTTCGGCGCGGGCAACGAAGAGCCACGGATCCTCGTCCGTGGCGTCGGGCACCGCTCCGCCCGTGCATCCAACGACGGTCGACACCTCCTTCTTCACGTCACCGACGACCGCAACCGTTCGCACAAAGCCGTCTTCTTCAACGCCGGCGACCGCCTGGCAGAGCTTACGAACACCCCGAAGATCGACATCGTCACCCGGATCCGACGCGACACCTGGAATGGCCGGGACAACCTGGAGCTGCATCTCGAAGATTTCCGGCCGGCAACATAG
- a CDS encoding metal-dependent transcriptional regulator has protein sequence MVTITPAMEDYLKTIYRLSEDGQRATTQAIAERLAVAAPSVTGMIKRLAELHLVDHQRYHSVRLTPAGQKAALEVVRHHRLLELYLAEALGYSWDEVHEEAERLEHTISEEFEARIDAALGFPTTDPHGDPIPSIEGAVPAIALDRLTALAVGESARVSRVADDDPDKLRYLGSIGLYPEATVRLLERLPFAGPLRLVVNDEEHYLGADLAETIQILRQPPATDERAQNGPE, from the coding sequence GTGGTCACGATCACTCCAGCGATGGAGGATTACCTCAAGACTATCTACCGCCTGTCTGAAGACGGCCAACGGGCGACGACACAGGCTATAGCCGAACGGCTGGCCGTGGCGGCTCCGTCTGTCACCGGGATGATCAAGCGGTTAGCCGAGCTCCATCTCGTCGACCACCAGCGATACCACTCGGTTCGCCTGACACCTGCCGGCCAGAAAGCGGCGCTCGAAGTCGTCCGCCATCATCGGTTGCTCGAGCTCTACCTCGCCGAGGCGCTCGGATACTCCTGGGACGAAGTCCACGAAGAGGCCGAGCGGCTCGAGCACACGATCTCGGAGGAGTTCGAGGCCCGAATCGACGCCGCGCTCGGGTTCCCAACGACAGATCCACATGGCGACCCAATCCCCAGCATCGAAGGCGCTGTGCCCGCAATTGCTCTCGATCGGTTGACGGCCCTCGCTGTCGGCGAATCAGCCAGGGTCAGCCGCGTTGCCGACGATGATCCTGACAAGCTCCGTTACCTCGGTTCGATCGGCCTCTACCCGGAGGCAACGGTACGACTCCTGGAGCGGCTCCCATTCGCCGGTCCATTACGGCTGGTTGTTAACGACGAGGAGCACTATCTCGGCGCGGACCTGGCCGAGACGATCCAGATCCTGCGACAACCTCCCGCGACCGACGAACGGGCACAGAATGGGCCAGAGTAA
- a CDS encoding metallophosphoesterase has translation MPKRAITGGVVGVFFLGVAVWAYARHVAPRWLEAVRLRVAVPALPSDWEGVRIAHLTDFHAGGRGVRLDMLWRARRIAEAFGPDIIALTGDFYDRGRPVPDGGLFVGWPDSAVVVGVLGNHDNRGSAEDQKTLRERLAAGGVHVLKNDAVVIPLRERCAWIVGVDDPFTFRADITTAITAMPSNAEALLLLAHSPAIANDLPIGRARLVFSGHTHGGQIRVLPSGRVPFAGMLRRMAHEQPGNDPVFYRGVRWLRGSLVVVSNGLGMSELPLRFLTRPQVVLIEIVRGPENGASCDEAARYVTRLDPPSRLLRWLS, from the coding sequence ATGCCAAAACGAGCGATAACAGGTGGTGTTGTTGGCGTGTTCTTTCTTGGCGTCGCCGTCTGGGCCTACGCGCGGCATGTCGCGCCGCGCTGGCTGGAAGCAGTGCGGTTGCGCGTGGCGGTCCCGGCGCTCCCATCCGATTGGGAGGGTGTGCGAATTGCGCACCTGACGGACTTCCATGCCGGCGGGCGTGGTGTGCGTCTTGACATGCTCTGGCGCGCTCGCCGGATCGCCGAGGCGTTCGGCCCCGACATCATCGCTCTCACTGGGGATTTCTACGATCGCGGCCGGCCAGTGCCCGACGGTGGACTCTTCGTCGGGTGGCCAGATTCCGCGGTTGTCGTCGGTGTTCTCGGTAACCACGACAATCGAGGGAGCGCGGAAGACCAGAAGACTTTGCGTGAGCGGCTTGCCGCTGGCGGCGTTCACGTCCTCAAGAATGATGCGGTCGTGATCCCTCTGCGCGAACGATGCGCGTGGATCGTCGGGGTTGACGATCCGTTCACCTTTCGAGCGGATATCACGACGGCGATCACAGCGATGCCGAGCAATGCGGAGGCGCTGTTGCTTCTCGCCCATTCGCCAGCTATCGCGAACGATCTCCCGATTGGTCGCGCGCGACTTGTTTTCAGCGGGCACACACACGGTGGGCAGATCCGAGTGCTGCCATCGGGCCGTGTGCCGTTCGCCGGCATGCTGCGGCGAATGGCGCACGAGCAGCCGGGCAACGATCCCGTGTTCTACCGTGGTGTCCGCTGGCTTCGAGGCAGCCTGGTTGTCGTCTCGAACGGCCTCGGGATGTCGGAGCTGCCGCTCCGGTTTCTGACTCGGCCGCAGGTCGTGTTGATCGAGATTGTCCGCGGACCGGAGAATGGGGCGTCTTGTGACGAAGCGGCGCGCTACGTGACGCGGCTGGACCCACCGTCAAGGCTGCTGCGCTGGCTGTCCTGA
- a CDS encoding aldo/keto reductase has protein sequence MEYRQLGRSGAMVSALGLGGNTFGRACDAAMTAAIVDRALSIGINHFDTADMYGGTRSEEYLGAALRGRRSDAIIATKTGYPLGEGPNDEGLSRRRIIASCEASLRRLQTDYVDVYYLHLPDPRTDIEESLQALDDLVRQGKVRYAACSNYTGWEIARLCERAMAHGWAVPVLTQSHYNMFSRETGRDIAPAAAAYGMGIVPYSPLAGGLLTGKYRSVSDAQPGTRAWNNPRFETLLGTDVLDVVAALREFAARYDRTVGDLAVAWLLNQPAVSSVITGVTSPEQVETNARAVGWMFDETELADLAGILAGVPEGLDR, from the coding sequence ATGGAATACCGTCAACTTGGTCGCAGTGGCGCGATGGTGTCGGCTCTCGGACTTGGTGGCAATACATTCGGCCGCGCGTGTGATGCCGCAATGACCGCTGCGATTGTGGATCGAGCCCTGAGCATCGGGATCAACCACTTCGACACCGCCGATATGTATGGCGGTACCCGGTCAGAGGAGTATCTCGGCGCAGCGCTTCGTGGCCGGCGTAGCGACGCGATCATCGCGACGAAAACAGGCTACCCACTCGGTGAGGGGCCGAACGACGAAGGCCTCTCGCGGCGGCGAATCATCGCCAGTTGCGAGGCGAGCCTGCGGCGACTTCAGACTGACTACGTCGATGTCTATTATCTGCATCTTCCGGATCCTCGCACCGATATCGAGGAGAGCCTGCAGGCGTTGGACGACCTCGTTCGACAGGGTAAGGTCCGCTACGCGGCGTGCTCGAACTACACCGGCTGGGAGATAGCTCGACTTTGTGAGCGCGCGATGGCACACGGGTGGGCTGTTCCGGTCCTCACCCAGTCGCACTACAACATGTTCTCGCGCGAGACAGGTCGGGACATTGCTCCGGCCGCAGCGGCCTATGGCATGGGGATCGTGCCGTATTCACCGCTGGCCGGCGGGCTTCTGACCGGGAAGTACCGTTCTGTCAGCGATGCCCAGCCCGGGACCCGCGCCTGGAACAACCCGCGGTTCGAGACGCTCCTCGGCACGGATGTGCTCGATGTCGTCGCTGCCTTGCGGGAGTTCGCTGCGCGTTACGACCGCACCGTCGGAGATCTGGCCGTCGCGTGGTTGCTGAATCAACCTGCCGTTTCCTCGGTGATAACCGGAGTGACCAGCCCAGAGCAGGTGGAGACGAACGCTCGGGCGGTCGGCTGGATGTTCGACGAGACGGAGTTGGCTGATCTTGCCGGGATTCTGGCCGGTGTTCCCGAAGGATTGGATCGTTAG
- a CDS encoding carboxymuconolactone decarboxylase family protein: MSHDDVEMDSGLNRIEAFRARRARQNERVFEIDHLGIRRFFRLDSAAYEPGALDARTKELMGLVASAVLRCDDCVDYHLDQCIDAGVTDDELYDALNVALVVGGSIVIPHLRHAVESIDLIRASDEAR, translated from the coding sequence GTGAGCCACGACGATGTGGAGATGGACTCGGGGTTGAATCGGATCGAGGCATTTCGCGCGCGACGCGCTCGTCAGAATGAGCGTGTCTTCGAGATCGACCACCTCGGCATCCGACGATTCTTTCGTCTGGATAGCGCCGCCTACGAGCCCGGAGCACTCGACGCGCGGACGAAGGAGCTGATGGGGTTGGTTGCGTCGGCAGTGTTGCGCTGCGACGACTGCGTGGACTATCACCTCGACCAGTGTATTGACGCGGGCGTGACTGATGACGAGCTTTACGACGCGCTGAACGTCGCGCTTGTTGTTGGCGGAAGCATCGTCATTCCGCATCTGCGCCACGCTGTCGAGTCGATCGATCTGATCCGGGCTAGCGACGAGGCGCGTTGA
- a CDS encoding polyprenyl synthetase family protein — translation MLDDEILATLAEAERAAPPLQPAALSIYDVMRYHLGFADASFQPVRSDSGKRMRPLLCVLSCNAAGGRADDAMPVAAGIELLHNFTLLHDDIQDHSPLRRHRPTVWSLWGVAQAINAGDAMFAISHLAVLRASNAGAPAERVLPLTEALHQTTLRIVEGQVLDLGFESRSDVTADEYMVMIGGKSAEICRCACWAGATIAGATAEQSRLAGDAGFALGIGFQLRDDILGIWGATSQTGKARADDIRRRKKSLPILLLRECASPDELEEIDALYAQDEISHAGIERIVTMLAKHDIEAAVQDRVQGWHDQALELLRGSLPDNDARRKLEVLVDALVARVN, via the coding sequence ATGCTTGACGACGAGATCCTGGCGACGCTTGCCGAGGCCGAACGAGCTGCGCCGCCGCTCCAGCCAGCGGCGCTGTCGATCTACGATGTCATGCGCTACCATCTGGGATTCGCCGATGCGTCGTTCCAGCCTGTCCGCAGCGACTCAGGCAAACGCATGCGGCCGTTGTTGTGCGTGCTGTCCTGCAATGCCGCGGGAGGTCGCGCCGACGATGCTATGCCCGTAGCCGCAGGTATTGAGTTATTGCATAACTTTACGCTACTCCACGACGACATCCAGGATCACAGCCCGCTTAGACGCCACCGGCCGACGGTGTGGTCGCTCTGGGGGGTTGCCCAGGCAATCAACGCTGGCGATGCGATGTTCGCCATCTCCCATCTCGCCGTTTTGCGAGCGTCGAACGCCGGCGCGCCGGCCGAGCGCGTTCTGCCGCTGACTGAGGCGCTCCATCAAACGACGCTTCGCATCGTCGAGGGTCAGGTTCTCGACCTCGGCTTCGAGTCGCGCTCCGACGTCACGGCCGATGAATATATGGTGATGATCGGTGGCAAGTCAGCGGAGATTTGCCGCTGCGCGTGCTGGGCCGGGGCCACGATTGCCGGGGCAACTGCGGAGCAATCACGATTGGCTGGAGACGCGGGTTTCGCGCTTGGCATCGGCTTCCAGCTCCGCGACGACATCCTCGGCATCTGGGGCGCGACTTCGCAGACCGGCAAGGCGCGGGCTGATGATATTCGCCGTCGAAAGAAGTCGTTGCCAATCCTTCTGCTTCGTGAGTGCGCATCACCCGATGAGCTGGAGGAGATCGACGCGCTCTACGCGCAGGATGAAATCAGCCATGCCGGCATCGAACGGATCGTCACCATGCTCGCGAAACATGACATTGAGGCGGCGGTGCAGGATCGAGTGCAGGGTTGGCACGACCAGGCACTCGAGCTACTCAGGGGGTCGCTACCCGACAACGACGCCCGCAGGAAGCTCGAGGTGCTCGTCGATGCGCTCGTCGCGCGCGTCAACTAG